The following coding sequences are from one Desulfuromonas sp. TF window:
- a CDS encoding lipid asymmetry maintenance protein MlaB, giving the protein MVIDGAEKEGCCRELVLKGALVIQRVTEVREELQKALEEADILMVNLTETSEMDLSGLQLLCSAHRAAIALKKTLTRVGGPEIRGIFAEVDVTGTRGCSLACDQGCVWVGGKAA; this is encoded by the coding sequence ATGGTGATTGACGGGGCCGAAAAAGAAGGTTGCTGCAGGGAATTGGTCCTGAAAGGGGCATTGGTCATACAGCGTGTGACCGAGGTCAGAGAGGAACTGCAGAAGGCCTTGGAGGAGGCCGACATTCTGATGGTCAATCTCACGGAAACCTCTGAAATGGACCTCTCCGGCCTTCAATTGCTCTGCTCAGCCCATCGTGCCGCGATCGCTTTGAAAAAGACGCTCACCAGGGTCGGCGGTCCCGAAATCAGGGGAATTTTTGCAGAGGTCGATGTGACCGGCACCCGGGGCTGTTCCCTGGCCTGCGATCAAGGGTGTGTCTGGGTCGGGGGAAAAGCGGCCTGA
- a CDS encoding response regulator, translating into MSRKIMTVDDSATVRQMLSFTLQDAGYEVIEATDGVDALEKLKNEAIQMLITDLNMPQMDGIELIREVRKTPGNRFVPIIMLTTESTEQKKKAGKSAGASGWIVKPFKPEQLLRVVKMVLV; encoded by the coding sequence ATGAGTAGAAAGATCATGACGGTGGACGATTCAGCGACGGTGCGGCAGATGTTGAGTTTTACTCTGCAGGACGCCGGGTACGAGGTGATAGAAGCCACGGACGGTGTGGATGCTCTTGAAAAACTGAAAAACGAGGCGATTCAGATGCTCATCACCGATTTGAACATGCCCCAGATGGATGGAATCGAACTCATCCGCGAGGTGAGAAAGACTCCCGGAAACCGCTTTGTTCCTATCATCATGTTGACCACCGAATCCACCGAGCAGAAAAAAAAGGCCGGGAAGAGTGCCGGCGCTTCGGGGTGGATCGTCAAACCTTTCAAGCCTGAACAGCTTCTGCGCGTGGTGAAGATGGTGCTGGTGTGA